In Melitaea cinxia chromosome 4, ilMelCinx1.1, whole genome shotgun sequence, a single genomic region encodes these proteins:
- the LOC123670192 gene encoding post-GPI attachment to proteins factor 2-like, with product MGNDAQVEITKNSNDCVSESTNEFNVTNRTITILDYKGLLWSCSLRRICLTALWLPLGALIFCYVTASIFQADDIHETHCKVYNVVPSISAITGISPQKYIWRICIAYHLGPRLLIGSLYYNYHKERTSHLTEEKMRVLATKLGEACYWLNLIELFALTGVTYVSNRENYFIHEKIFIVFMIATLLHMLCRARVGCIGSHAVEPVRTNKIVWILFIVAIAATLGLVFFFLRHRLLCRPLAFTWFSVCEYILATANMAFHAVVVRDLPVHELQVICPTHHKTN from the exons ATGGGAAATGACGCACAAGTAGAGATAACGAAGAATTCAAACGACTGCGTCTCTGAAAGCACAAACGAATTCAATGTTACGAACAGAACAATTACTATTTTAGATTACAAG GGATTGCTGTGGTCATGCTCTCTAAGAAGAATATGTTTAACTGCCCTTTGGCTTCCACTAGGtgctttaatattttgttacgtgACAGCATCTATTTTCCAAGCAGATGATATACATGAAACACATTGTAAA GTTTATAATGTAGTACCATCAATAAGTGCAATTACGGGGATCAGtccacaaaaatatatatggagAATTTGCATCGCGTACCACCTTGGACCAAGACTGTTAATAGGTTCACTTTACTATAACTACCATAAAGAGCGCACTTCGCATCTAACTGAGGAAAAG ATGCGTGTTTTAGCGACAAAATTAGGAGAGGCATGTTACTGGTTAAACTTAATTGAATTATTTGCTCTCACGGGCGTAACTTACGTTTCCAACAGAGAAAACTATT tcatacatgaaaaaattttcattgttttcaTGATAGCAACTTTACTTCACATGCTTTGCCGCGCTCGTGTTGGTTGCATAGGCAGTCATGCCGTGGAGCCCGTGCGTACTAATAAGATTGTATGGATATTGTTTATTGTAGCGATAGCTGCTACTCTTGGCCTTGTTTTCTTCTTTCTAAGGCACCGACTGTTATGTCGACCCCtcg CCTTTACGTGGTTTTCTGTATGTGAGTACATACTGGCTACTGCAAATATGGCTTTTCACGCTGTTGTGGTACGGGATCTCCCCGTACACGAACTGCAAGTGATATGCCCCACTCATCACAAGAccaactaa
- the LOC123670188 gene encoding tetratricopeptide repeat protein 17: MLFAKFSSLFIACIFLFCEIHASSHWMVTESGLIQPRLDSPYDMARPYDLLAFLNQEKRWDSIFDLFNDLERRQIEIDKLWSDVGRYTDVGRQIAQDDDCLKAGNVNIIDWYAALLEDGSNKINPNEFLLPNPYYGPNNDIPDCKKISSLTFSMFTFEHLASMRQRGNLTANPEFVLPELISPIMTIDQYGHWLTGVLRRNSSSWLHYHMASLYWRVRGSAPKAIECSRRALHYAPRVFKDVALGSLGMVLHRSGKTDDAIIVLNAAVEHDPKNYVSHFSIANAYTVIGEFNTSLKFYDLTLKLNPRMELAMRHKYGVLCHTKLAVRIKEIRETLNKLRAELNDYNQKEAVWPKIQAEFLRTLKNGEEFDYRNIEKNTEKMSSITGLDIKKLKAQIEKNSLVKYFIDGPMYSDEKLGKQGIDAIDTIYSLERLIEHINKNGHNAAETSFQTEKPIDLNNVDFKLSPSIPENPFRNEAKPTTHSTNEKKPTKSSGELTSEYETGIFMYASMTINRNVEDFDKEVEWPSDELCKVVPKMPRNLDSIIPVFLPFENKGIRMRSLLTEKLGVPLGEEHELPWHPPVCAADRVAAHYANKRNRLGNPDVVDTGYLRTKLLEYVSDGNVEAAKHMQDAEIGQRIYAAMKKKLAPKWMLLTLSSLYWRVRQNNVNALHCLHTALRWVQEEYKDLVLVSLSSVYLEMGYFDEALATADAAFRLSLYEPATNFLLAQINIAKKNHNTHMFHLKQTLRVEAGFMGGLARNLLTNWACLMKQLSHLKEMDLEEGDICTHVKPMVNVVCEKDSENCQMTNIQCFSSHDRADTSKLVVLLREKDKHHTFDNLDETFFDSFIRNGPTDSADRLAHHAHYDNMVKTIESILNGCGSGGCRMLKPEDMLMKEEDCAYHQFQLGYWLHIVSFRQLHTDSNVELPAEIALMAPSNKKVPDCRIIGDPMEDFASEKLSRVSSDGWEPVLSLMHQFADMFDSFDYVTLGAKIAKYVESRPSSWRGMLGAGWWCGAGGRGACALRCLAAAHALAPRAYRHYALRALVALLHMQSKQLDAKEVAYLSFYMSPKSKIETFLVAVSHSYLGEYEPAVWMYRYALAIDEKFIPAKACLHATMCHMFYGDKQGKTKEE; encoded by the exons ATGTTGTTTGCTAAGTTCTCCAGTTTATTTATTGCGTGCATATTCTTATTTTGTGAGATTCATGCTTCTAGTCATTGGATGGTTACCGAAAGTGGTTTAATACAGCCGAGG CTTGATTCGCCATACGATATGGCTCGTCCATACGACCTTTTAGCATttttaaatcaagaaaaaaGGTGGGATAGTATTTTTGACCTTTTTAATGATCTCGAAAGAAGACAAATTGAGATAGATAAGCTTTGGTCTGATGTTGGAAGATACACAGATGTTGGAAGACAAATAGCGCAGGATGACGATTGTTTAAAAGCCGGTAATGTAAACATAATCGATTGGTACGCAGCTCTCCTAGAAGAtggttcaaataaaataaaccctAATGAGTTTTTACTTCCAAATCCATATTATGGTCCAAACAATGATATTCCCGACTGCAAGAAAATATCTTCATTGACTTTTAGTATGTTTACTTTTGAGCATTTGGCA AGTATGAGACAGAGAGGAAATTTAACGGCCAACCCTGAATTTGTATTACCTGAACTCATATCACCTATCATGACAATCGATCAGTATGGACACTGGTTGACGGGAGTACTTCGACGCAATAGTTCGTCCTGGTTACATTATCACATGGCATCCTTATACTGGAGAGTCAGGGGCAGTGCTCCAAAGGCTATAGAATGTTCTCGTAGAGCTCTACATTACGCACCAag AGTGTTCAAAGATGTAGCTCTTGGAAGTCTCGGGATGGTTCTACATAGAAGCGGAAAAACTGATGACGCTATAATTGTACTTAATGCTGCAGTAGAACATGATCCAAAGAATTATGTTAGTCATTTTTCTATTGCTAATGCTTATACTGTGATTGGAGAATTTAACACCTCTCTTAAGTTTTATGATctgactttaaaattaaatccgaGGATGGAGTTGGCGATGAGGCATAAATATGGTGTGTTATGTCACACAAAATTAGCTGTTAGGATAAAAGAAATTAGAGA aactcTAAACAAACTACGTGCAGAGTTAAATGATTACAATCAGAAAGAGGCTGTTTGGCCTAAAATACAGGCCGAATTTTTGAGGACCTTAAAAAATGGAGAAGAATttg ATTATAGAAACATAGAGAAGAACACTGAGAAAATGTCATCAATTACGGGTTtggacataaaaaaattaaaagctcaaatagaGAAAAATTCTTTGGTTAAGTACTTCATTGATGGCCCAATGTACAGTGATGAAAAGTTAGGAAAACAAGGCATTGACGCGATCGACACAATTTATAGCCTTGAGAGACTTAtagaacacataaataaaaatggtcaCAATGCTGCTGAAACTTCTTTCCAGACTGAAAAACCCATTGACTTAAATAATGTGGATTTTAAACTTTCACCTTCTATTCcag AAAATCCTTTTCGTAACGAGGCTAAACCTACAACGCATTCAACAAATGAAAAAAAGCCCACAAAAAGTTCAGGCGAACTCACATCTGAATATGAAACGGGTATCTTTAT gtATGCATCAATGACAATCAATAGAAATGTAGAAGACTTTGATAAAGAAGTTGAGTGGCCATCGGATGAATTGTGCAAAGTTGTACCAAAGATGCCTCGAAATTTAGACTCTATTATTCCGGTTTTCCTACCTTTTGAAAATAAAGGTATAAG GATGCGGTCGCTGCTGACGGAGAAGCTGGGCGTGCCGCTGGGCGAGGAGCACGAGCTGCCGTGGCACCCGCCCGtgtgcgccgccgaccgcgtggCCGCGCACTACGCCAACAAGCGCAACAG GCTCGGCAATCCAGATGTAGTGGATACAGGATACTTAAGGACAAAACTCCTCGAATATGTCAGTGATGGCAACGTTGAAGCGGCCAAACATATGCAAGATGCCGAAATTGGTCAGCGAATTTACGCTGCCATGAAAaag AAACTGGCTCCTAAATGGATGTTACTTACATTATCTTCTCTGTATTGGAGAGTTcgtcaaaataatgtaaatgcCCTACACTGTCTCCACACCGCTCTGCGGTGGGTGCAAGAAGAGTACAAAGACTTAGTTCTAGTGTCACTGAGTTCAGTCTACCTTGAGATGGGCTACTTTGATGAAGCTTTAGCGACTGCAGATGCGGCTTTTCGACTTAGTTTATATGAG CCGGCAACAAACTTCCTCCTAGCCCAGATAAACATAGCGAAGAAGAACCACAACACGCACATGTTTCACTTGAAGCAGACATTGCGAGTGGAGGCGGGCTTCATGGGTGGGCTTGCAAGGAACTTACTCACTAACTGGGCCTGTCTCATGAAACAACTTAGTCACTTGAAGGAAATGG ATTTGGAAGAGGGAGATATTTGTACACATGTGAAACCAATGGTTAACGTGGTTTGTGAGAAGGATAGTGAAAATTGTCAAATGACTAATATACAGTGCTTCAGTAGTCATGACagag CCGACACAAGCAAATTAGTTGTTTTACTCCGGGAGAAAGACAAACATCACACATTTGATAACTTGGATGAGACATTTTTCGATAGTTTTATAAGGAATGGACCAACGGACAGCGCGGACAGACTGGCTCACCACGCTCACTACGATAACATGGTCAAGACTATTGAGAGTATATTGAATGGATGTGGCTCGGGAGGGTGTCGGA tGCTAAAACCAGAAGATATGTTGATGAAAGAAGAGGATTGCGCGTATCATCAGTTCCAATTGGGCTACTGGCTCCACATCGTCAGTTTTAGACAACTACATACTGATTCCAACGTCGA gcTTCCAGCAGAAATAGCACTAATGGCGCCGTCAAACAAAAAGGTGCCCGATTGTAGGATCATCGGTGATCCCATGGAGGACTTTGCAAGCGAGAAACTGAGTCGCGTGAGTTCGGATGGTTGGGAACCAGTCCTCAGCCTAATGCATCAGTTTGCAGATATGTTCGACTCTTTCGACTACGTCACCCTAGGGGCGAAGATCGCCAAATATGTGGAATCG CGGCCGAGCTCGTGGAGGGGCATGCTGGGCGCGGGCTGGTGGTGCGGAgcgggcgggcgcggcgcgtgcGCGCTGCGCTGCCTGGCCGCCGCGCACGCGCTCGCGCCGCGCGCCTACCGCCACTACGCGCTGCGGGCGCTCGTCGCGCTGCTGCACAT GCAGTCGAAACAGTTGGATGCTAAAGAAGTAGCTTATCTTTCCTTCTACATGTCACCAAAGAGTAAAATAGAAACGTTCCTAGTTGCCGTCTCACATTCCTATCTc gGGGAGTACGAACCAGCTGTTTGGATGTACCGTTACGCACTTGCTATCGATGAAAAGTTCATACCAGCAAAAGCATGCCTCCACGCGACCATGTGTCATATGTTCTACGGAGACAAACAGGGAAAAACCAAGGAAGAGTAA